In a genomic window of Lagopus muta isolate bLagMut1 chromosome 2, bLagMut1 primary, whole genome shotgun sequence:
- the SOCS5 gene encoding suppressor of cytokine signaling 5: protein MDKVGKMWNNFKYRCQNLFSHEGGSQNENVVVNSSSCSSAKDRAVQITGLAQQRPSSPLRENIALQLGLSPSKNSIRRNQNCVTEIPQIVEISIEKENDSCVTTGARLARRDSYSRHAPWGGKKKHSCSTKTQSSLDTEKRFGRTRSGLQRRERRYGVSSVHDMDAVSNRTVGSRSLRQRLQDTVGLCFPVRTYSKQSKPLFSNKRKIHLSELMLEKCPFPAGSDLAQKWHLIKQHTAPVSPHSTFFDTFDPSLVSAEDEEDRLRERRRLSIEEGVDPPPNAQIHTFEATAQVNPLYKLGPKLAPGMTELTGDKNATPPGNCDSEEDTTTLCLQSRRQKQRQMSGESHGHISKQGAWKVHTQIDYIHCLVPDLLQITGNPCYWGVMDRYEAEALLEGKPEGTFLLRDSAQEDYLFSVSFRRYNRSLHARIEQWNHNFSFDAHDPCVFHSSTVTGLLEHYKDPSSCMFFEPLLTVSLNRTFPFSLQYICRAVICRCTTYDGIDDLPLPSMLQDFLKEYHYKQKVRVRWLEREPIKTK, encoded by the coding sequence ATGGATAAAGTGGGAAAGATGTGGAACAATTTCAAATACAGGTGCCAGAATCTCTTCAGTCATGAAGGTGGaagccaaaatgaaaatgtagtcGTTAACTCCAGTAGTTGCTCATCTGCTAAAGACAGAGCTGTCCAGATAACCGGTTTGGCTCAACAGCGACCCAGCAGccctctgagagaaaacatTGCTTTGCAGTTAGGTTTGAGTCCTTCAAAGAACTCCATCAGGCGGAACCAAAACTGTGTCACAGAAATTCCTCAGATTGTTGAAATAAGTATTGAGAAAGAGAATGACTCATGTGTCACCACGGGAGCTAGACTTGCTCGAAGGGACTCTTATTCTCGTCATGCTCCTTGGGGTGGGAAGAAGAAACATTCCTGCTCTACCAAAACCCAGAGCTCTTTGGATACCGAAAAAAGATTTGGTAGAACGCGAAGTGGTTtgcagaggagagagaggaggtaTGGAGTGAGTTCTGTACATGATATGGATGCAGTGTCAAACAGGACAGTAGGCAGCCGTTCTCTGCGACAGCGTCTACAGGATACTGTTGGACTGTGTTTTCCCGTGCGAACTTACAGCAAGCAGTCCAAACCTCTGTTTTCTAACAAAAGAAAGATCCATCTCTCTGAACTAATGCTTGAGAAATGCCCTTTTCCTGCAGGCTCAGATCTGGCTCAGAAGTGGCATCTGATtaaacagcacacagctcccGTCAGTCCGCACTCAACATTTTTTGATACATTTGATCCTTCCTTGGTTTCCGCAGAAGACgaagaagacaggctgagagagagaCGTAGACTCAGTATTGAAGAAGGGGTTGATCCCCCTCCCAATGCCCAAATACATACTTTTGAAGCTACAGCACAGGTTAATCCGTTATATAAACTGGGACCAAAGCTAGCCCCTGGTATGACTGAGCTGACCGGGGACAAAAATGCAACTCCTCCAGGAAACTGTGACTCTGAAGAGGACACGACAACACTTTGTCTACAGTCGCGCAGGCAAAAGCAGCGCCAGATGTCTGGAGAGAGCCACGGCCATATCAGCAAGCAGGGGGCTTGGAAGGTGCACACTCAGATCGATTACATCCATTGCCTCGTGCCAGACTTGCTTCAGATCACAGGTAACCCGTGTTACTGGGGTGTAATGGACCGTTACGAAGCAGAAGCACTTCTGGAGGGTAAACCCGAAGGCACTTTTTTGCTCAGGGATTCTGCACAAGAGGACTACCTCTTCTCTGTGAGCTTCCGTCGTTACAACCGATCGCTGCATGCACGCATTGAGCAGTGGAATCACAACTTCAGTTTTGATGCCCACGATCCCTGTGTGTTTCACTCCTCCACTGTTACAGGGCTTCTGGAACACTACAAAGACCCGAGCTCTTGCATGTTCTTTGAACCGTTGCTAACTGTATCTCTGAACAGGACTTTCCCCTTTAGTCTGCAGTATATCTGCCGGGCAGTAATCTGCAGGTGCACTACGTACGATGGGATTGATGACCTTCCATTACCTTCAATGTTGCAAGACTTTTTAAAGGAGTATCACTATAAACAGAAAGTCAGGGTGCGATGGCTGGAGCGGGAACCtataaaaacaaagtga